A window of Methanocaldococcus vulcanius M7 genomic DNA:
GTTAGAGTAGCCATAAAAAACGGGTTTTTGAGGAATGTAGTTGAGGAAACGGCAGTATCTCATCCCTACCTCTGGGCAAACTATATTAGGTATGAGCCAGATATTAGAAATATTCCTCTATCAAAAGGTAGAAAAATCATAATAACTTCAAACATTAACACTCCAGAAGTAAAAAAATATTTAATTAGATTGGATAAGTATGAGCCCTACTCAAATGTTATAGTTTTACTTCCCTGCTCTTCAAAAAAGCCCTACTCACTTTCTCAATCGCATCAGAAATTTATAAAGGCAATAAGATCGTCAAAAGTGATCGTGGAAGAGGTCGTGTTAACATCTCCTTATGGATTAGTGCCGAGGGCTCTTGAAAATTTAGTAAATTATGATATTCCGGTTGTAGGTGAATGGAGTTTTGAGGAAAAAGAGCTAATAAATAACTGCTTAAAAAACTTTTTAAAGAAGGTTGAGGAAAAATTTAACAATTATGTTATTATAGCACATCTTCCGGAACACTACCTCGATATTTTGGACTTAGACGAGGTTGTCATAACTTCAAAAGAAAATCCAATATCTGAGGATGCGTTAAAGTGTTTAACTGAAACTCTTAAAAATTATAAAGAGATGACAAAAGATTTAAAACTAAGTAGAAAAGGCCAAAGAATACATAATATCCAACAACTTGCGAAATTTCAGTTTGGAGTGAACTTTCTACCAGACGAAATATTTATAAATCACAAGGGACAAATATTTACAGAAATTAAAAACAAACGACAACAGATCGCTTCAATAAATTTAAAGAATGGGTTGCTTGTATTAACCTTAAAAGGAGGAGAATTACTGTGGAACTGTGGGGGAAGGGAGATAAACTATGTTGAGGTTAGTTATCAAATTAAAAAGGGTTCACTATTTCCTCCGGGATTTGTAGATTGTAATGAAAATATCTCCTATAACGATGAACTTGTTTTAATAAAAGATGATGAATTTTTGGGAGTAGGGAGAGCATTAATGAGTGGCCTTGAAATGAAAAAAGCAAGACATGGGGCATTAGTAAATATAAGA
This region includes:
- a CDS encoding DUF5591 domain-containing protein, which gives rise to MLEPIAYDIGRLCKEKDKELTPKLINIELNTDEVKMPFDTFKELTPLFKKSFTGKTTYKGEEITYQILNFGKHIDLIDLEEVDLYVIADGRRLIERKELQIIPKIREKISPNSSIYFPSVFPWEIPLLAYMGVDYFDDSMGRLASSMGYKLTKNRMIKTNNKINNNIDGNNIDDIYKDNIHIYNEIIEEVRVAIKNGFLRNVVEETAVSHPYLWANYIRYEPDIRNIPLSKGRKIIITSNINTPEVKKYLIRLDKYEPYSNVIVLLPCSSKKPYSLSQSHQKFIKAIRSSKVIVEEVVLTSPYGLVPRALENLVNYDIPVVGEWSFEEKELINNCLKNFLKKVEEKFNNYVIIAHLPEHYLDILDLDEVVITSKENPISEDALKCLTETLKNYKEMTKDLKLSRKGQRIHNIQQLAKFQFGVNFLPDEIFINHKGQIFTEIKNKRQQIASINLKNGLLVLTLKGGELLWNCGGREINYVEVSYQIKKGSLFPPGFVDCNENISYNDELVLIKDDEFLGVGRALMSGLEMKKARHGALVNIRNVIG